AACTCATATACCAGAGCACGTTTTGAGCCCTCAACACAGAATCCAACAAGCTGCACAACATTAACATGGTGAATCCTTCCAATTGTGGAAACTTCACTGATAAATTCTTGCCCACTAGCCATATATTTGTGCATCATCTTCACTGCAACAAAAGGACCACTTCGCAGCTTTCCTTTAAAGACAGTTCCATAGGCTCCTTCTCCTAGTTTCTCCTTGAATTTATTAGTCATCTTCTTAATCACAGAGTAAGAGTACTTAATTGGCAAGAGATTGCTCTGGATTTGCAGGAAGTCTTCAATTGATTGATACATAGATAAATGTCGTCTTCTCCATTTATACACTATTAATGCAATCAGGAAAATAAATCCACAGAAAAATCGGAAGGACAGAAGTGAAACTGcataatttgaaaaagaaaatggaAGGCATTAGTAAGAAAACCACATCCATTTTCCCAGAATAAAGGGGCATGAGTAAAAGCTTCAAAGCTATTTTTTTTTCAGAAGAAAACCAAGAATGCTTATCTTTGTCTAGCAAGATAAGAAGACTCACCTACAACTATTCCACCGTACAATATAGTAAGAACTGTCAAAATAGGCAAATCACAAAGGAAATTATGTTAGAAGAAAAAAATTGTATAAAGACTTGAAGAGGGATAATAATTGGAAGACATATTGCTTTAATGGTCTCTTTTCAAAGGAATGCTGAGTGGAATGAAGTTATAGTACTTCAGTAACTCACATACGTACCGCCATAGTAGTGAATGCTGCCTGCATTATCCAAGTATAGGAATATGAGTAAAATACAGATGCTACATCCTAAAATAAGTTGCTGAGAATTGAAACTTATAATAAAGAGGGTAACTGACAAGCATAAAAAGAGTGCAGAACTGAAAGCAAAAGAGATTCAAATTTTCTTATAACTTCAAACAACAGACCTCACAAAGAGTGGATATAGTAAATGAATGAAACTTGACAGCAACAGCATCTTTGGGAAGGAATGACGCATTAAATTTGAAACTTGAAAGTACAGTTAAATTGCTCAGATGCTAGTTGCATCATTGTAGGAGATATTTCTATCCTCAAATACCATAGAAGTTCAATATTCATTACCAGTTACCACCAATTAGACTATGAACAAACCAAATATTCAGCCTCAGATATGGGGCTTTTTATAAAACAGATAATTCGAAAAGAGATTGTTACGAAAAAGGATTGTTAGTTGAACATGGTGAAATGTAATGTTGTAAATAGCTATTGGGTCGGGTCCACCCATAAGGGATGCAAATTAGCCCGTTAGCCCATTAGCTTCTCCTCTTCCTAAACCTTAGACTATAATGTATAAATACACCAATATGGGTGTTGGAAGAAGACAGTTTTTCCATTATAATATGACGGCTAGTGTTTACACAAAATATGTTTTGCATCTCCTACAGGATATCAAgtttgtagaaacaaaggaattCATACATCTTGTGATAATTCTACTGGTGACAGGAGTCGTGGTTGCTGCAGATTCGATTCCATTAAGGAGAAACCGGTAAGTCTCCTAACTAGTAATCGGTTAAATACAACATAGTAAAAATGAATCTTGACTTACAAGGGAGGGGAAGATCCATCCCAGTGTCATCGTAGCAGCGGTGACTGCAAGTAAAGCCGTCGCCTTCAGCAAAACAGGAGCCTTGACTTGCTTCACATTCTCTACACAAGAAGGTACGCTTCCAAGAAAGCTCAAATCCATAACTCAAGGCACCCACAATGCTCGATAGAGAAGCATTGTCCCCCGAAAGCCCACGTACCGAGGCCCAGGCCACCATTTCCACAGTGCAATTCTCTGCCAAATCCGAAATCGACATGCCCTGTCCTATGGCCACATACCTAAGACTTTTTGAAGAAGTCTTGTTCTGTGATCCACAGAAAGTAGTCTCCACATAGCGCGAAGAATTTACAGTGGCTAAACAATTGACATATATAACGGGAATAATCGGATCGGAATCACTAAAAGTTGAGGAGCTAGGATAATTTGTGGTGAAATAATTGGGAAAAGAAGTACAGTTCCTGCTCTGATTCTCCAAACCAGGGTCAATTGCTCTTATCAAGTATTTTTCATAGTTGATTTCCAGTACGTTGTACTTTCTTGAATTCAAACTTATGATAGTACGATTGTTCTGGCAATCGAGCTGGAACTTTGAATCTCCACAGTTCCCAGGATCAGCTTTCAATCGAAAAGGAAACTTGATGTTTTGAATATCACCACAAAAAGAAGTACACTGAGTAATGTTTTGGGCTTCGGATATGGCGGTGCAGATTACTAGTATAATAGTAGCAAACCAGAGCATTCTTACAAACATCTTATCTGCAAGTCGACTATGGTGAGTTTGTTCATCGGAGGTTGCTTTCTTGAATCAATTGTTGGTAGAATCAAGGCTCAAAGTAAAAAGTTTGTCTATAATTAAACGTACAGTTTGGTTTATTTTTTGACTGAGTGCTTTGACTAGTATAATACACTTATCTATTGTTTTATAGCAGTGGTAGGGGAAGTGCCATTTTAGTCGCGATGTTTGAAAGTAAGTTACTGAAAAATCCTATGCTTATCTATTTTATAGCGTGTTGACCTTTAAACACGATTAGTTTTCATTGCAAAGGGACCACTCTTTTGAATGATTTTTAATTGGCAACTAAGCAATTTGCAGCTCAGAAACCATTGTTAGAGACTGTTATTTCTCTTTCCAAGAGGAGAATGGTTCATATGCTTATTCACTTGTTTCTTCATCTAATTTTCTTGAGAGTAGCTGTAGGACAACTTAGTAACAAACCAAGATCAGTGCTCGCCAACAAGATGTGGTGATTTTGGTCCAGTTATTCGATTCCCTTTTTATCTCAAAAATCGTCAGTCAACTCACTGCGGCTACCCTGGTTTCGAACTATCTTGTACTTCAAACAATATTACTCAATTCAAGCTCCAATTTCCAGTACAGGCATCTATCAACAACATTGACATTCCGATATCAGCTAATGTTTCCGTTCAGGAAATTGATTACAAGTCACAGAAAATAAAATTATCAGACCTCAATGCTTCGTGTCTTCCCAGGCAGAGTTCAAGCGTTAACTCGTCTGCTTCGCTGTTTACTTTTGATCAGTATCAGTACGCATATGGTGgcttcactttattcaattgttcCTCAAACAAAACGTACTCATTGTCTTCTGGTCGGATCAATTGCCTTAGTGGACCTCATTACGACGTCCTTGCTTTTCGCTCTTAGTATTATCTCTGAGTTTCCATCTTCTTGTACAATGATGTACAACATTTCAGATGTTCCAAACGAGGTACTTTTTGGGCCACCAGAATATAGTCAAACACAGATTTATCTGCATTGGTCTGAACCATTTTGTGGGAACTGTGAAGATGATGGAAAGTACTGTAAGTTGAAATCCCATGGATCAGGTAGTGAAACCGAATGTGTTGACATTCCAGAAGATCCTAACAAAGGTACATCTATAGAATCGATTTTCCCCTTTTCAGTCTCTAAATTGGCACATCCTTTTACCTTTCAAACTATTTTCTGGATAAGAATCAGCAAATTATAGAAGTAATAAGAGGGAATAGGTCAAAACCCTCCTAAACTAGGGGTGGTAAACGGGTGGGTCGAGTTGGATATGGGTTGGGTCGAAAATGGGTTAACAAAAAACGGATCAATTACCCGACCCGCCCATATTTAACATGGTTAAAAAATGGGTTACCCgacggataatatggatatccatattatccatatTATCCAAAGCTACTTCAACGATGTTGACTTCATGTAGCCAATATGGAGAAGATTAATTTACCATTTTGTCCACAAATCCAATCTCTAGTATATAGCTGCGCCTCAACATTTGTGGGAAGAATAAAACTTCGAACCTTTTCAATGATACGACctccaagaaatttttttttggaaactatccacccaaccccacccctatcctaaactatcactatgcgagtttcatacctaaactattgGATGTTCTTGTCATCCCCTGGACTATAAATCCTTTTAGATTAATACCCCCGGCTGAATATGTGACAAAATGTTTGGGATCATTTGCTGAGAAACGCGTGAGAGATGAAAAAAGTCTTAAAAATGAGTCAATTGGAACAATGAGTTCATGGTAGTTTGcgcggggggtggggggtggggtggggggttcCATGAAGATCCAAAGTTTAGGCATAAAACTCGCAAACATGTTATAGTTTAGAGGTCATAGTTCAGGGGGATTTTTAACCTATGGAGGAGTTCTCTCTTTCAATAATTCAGGTATTGACTCGTAATACAATGAATAATTTGGGGGGTTTAAACCTATTCACTGAAGTAATAACTATAAATTAATTTTACAGGGAAATTAAAGAAAGTTAGACTTAAGCGACCAAGATTGTTTGTATGTTTTTATTTTGCTAAATAACAATTACTAGTACAAGCTAATAACGTTATCATCTTCATTTGAGAGGGCTGTCAAAGAAAGTTACTGTTGCGATTGTACTAGGTAGCGTGTTTGCTTTTGTATTAATCGTTCTGGCAGTCCACAGGATTGTCAAATTGAAACTAAAGAAAGAGGATCAAAAAAGGATTGAGAGATTTTTGGAGGATTATAAAGCTCTGAGACCTATAAGATTACAGTTATGCAGTTATTAAGAAGACCACAGAGCAATTCAAGTATAAACTAGGTCAAGGTGGCTATGGGAAAGTATACAAAGGGAAGCTTTCAAATGAAATTCTTGTCGCGGTTAAGGTACTTAACAATTTCAAGGGTGAAGGAGAAGATTTTATCAATGAAGTGAGCAGCATAGGTAGAATTCACCATGTGAACGTTGTGCGCTTAGTTGGATATTGTTCTGATGGATATAGACGAGCTCTTGTGTACGAATATTTATCGAACGACACACTTCAAAAGATCATATCATCAGGGAGTGGAAGAGGGTCATCACTAGGTTGGGAGAAGATGCAACAAACAGCTGTAGGAATCGCCAAGGGATCGAGTATCTGCATCAAGGGTGCAATCAATGAATTGTTCACTTTGATATCAAACCATAATATCTTGCTAGACCAAGATTTTAATCCAAAAGTTGCGGATTTTGGGCTAGCAAAATTGTGCTCCAAGGACCAAAGTGCAGTGTCAATGACTGCTGCTCGAGGCACCATTGGCTATATTGCCCCTGAAGTTTTCTCCAGGAACTATTTCATATAAAGCAGATATTTATAGTTTCGGTATGTTGTTGCTTGATATGATTGGTGGAAGGAACAAATTTGATGATGCTGCAAATGAGGAGAACGGTAGCAGTCAGATTTACTACCCGGAGTGTACGTACAAACAACTGGAGAAAGGAGAAGAAATAACAATCCAAATTGAGAATGAAGATGAGAGCAGCATAATCAAGAAACTAGCAATTGTAGGACTTTGGTGCATTCAATGGTATCCAGCTGATAGGCCATTAATGAAAGTTGTGATTCAAATGCTAGAAGGAGAAGGCATTCCCATCATGCCCCCTAATCCATTCGGGTCTATGAATTCACCAAACATGAGGACTGCTACAGAGGGAAGCCAACTTAGCTGTGAGCTTGGAAGCAGTTTTGAAACTGGTGCAAGTTCGAATTGACTATATATGATGTATAATTTTTCTCTCCAtatggaaagaaacaaggagcaTCATAAGACTCAAGTTCATACTACTAGCTAGTACgtctttgttgtatatatgtatcaaTTCGGTTGTCATAAATTGTACTGAATAGAACTTTCAATAAATTTGATTTCTCAAACAGAAAATTTACTATACAATACAACAGATGAGACTTGCAAGTTGCCACGTGACCATTTGGCACATAGAAGAAAGTTGTTGAACGCCTACCCAATTTGTCTGAACCATTTTTTTGGAAATTGTGGAGCTGATAGAAGGTATTGGAAGTTCAAATCTAATGGTTCAGGTCGTGAAGCCAAATATGTTAACATTCCATAAGAGCCCGGCAAAGATACGACTTTCCCTTTTATGTGCTCTAAATTGGAAACCTATTTTGCCTTGGCTTTCAAATATATTTTCTGAATGACAATCAGAAGCTCAACATCCAAATTTACAACCATTATCTTAAATTTACAAGGTTGTAAAAGATGTATTCTGTCCTTACAAATCAAGACTGGTTCATTTCCTcgtacaataacaacaatacttAGAAATCAAGATCGCATTCATTTTCTCGAAATAACAATTACAGCAATGATGTTATCCTCGAAAAGGTCAATCACCAGCTAAAGAGAAAAAGTTTTAAGTACATTATGACCATGGTCTGCACGACCTGGTAAGTTAGCCACCTAGACATCGCTGGATACTCTTATTGTGTCAATAACACCCCCAGCATTAGGCCTTGGGGGCATTTGTAGGACATCTTCATCTCCTTCAAGCATTTCAACAACTTTGTTCATGGCAGGACGATCAGTAGGCTTCATCTGTATGCACCATAAAGCCACAATCATCATTTTCTTTACCATCCTCCTATCTTCCTCGCTAGCATCCTGCATCTctatatcatttccaacactgaATTGGTCGTATACCCAGGTAGGAAAGTTAATTTGGCTTAAGTGGTCTGCGAATTGGTTCATGTTCTTCCTTCGACCTGCCATTTCCATCAACAACATGCCATAACTATAAACATCGGCTTTGTGTGAGATTCCTCCAATATTTTTGTAAAACAACTCGGGAGCCATGTAACCTAGTGTCCCTCTTGCTGCAGTTAGACTGACAATACTATCATCTGTTGGGTACAATTTCGCAAGCCCAAAGTCAGATATTTTTGGGTTGAAATTTTCATCAAGAAGAATGTTGTGAGGCTTAATATCAAAATGTAAGATCTGCATGTCACAACCCCGATGTAGATAATCAATTCCACGGGCCACTCCAAGAGATATGTCGAACATTTGCTTGTAAGTCAAGGAAACAGTTCCTTCTTGCGGAACAATGTACTTGTCTAAGGAACCGTTGAGCATGAACTCATATAGCAGAGCACGCTTTGAGCCCTCAACACAGAATCCAACAAGCTGCACGACATTAACATGGTGAATCCTTCCAATGGTGGAAACTTCATTGATAAACTCTTGCCCACACGCCATAGATTTGTGCATCATCTTCACTGCAACGAAAGGACCACTACGCAGCTTTCCTTTAAAGACAGTTCCATAGGCTCCTTCTCCTAGTTTCTCCTTGAATTTATTAGTCATCTTCTTAATCTCATAATAGGAGTATTTAATTGGCAAGAGGTTGCTCTGGATTTGCAGGAAGTCTTCTATTGATTGATATATAGATAAGTGTCGTCTTCTCAATCTATACACTATTAAGGCTATCAGGAAAATGAATCCACAGAGAAATCGAAAAACCAGAAATGAAGCTGCATAGTTTCAAAGGAATAATGGAAGACGttaataaaaaaaatagcttcCTTTTTCTTAGTAAAATTGGTTTGCCCAAAAGCTTCAAATTAAGCTATATATTGTTTTGAGAGGCGAGATTAAGATAGGATACTCACCTATAGACAATACGGAAAGTACTACTGCATTAACTGTAAACAGGCAAACCACAAAGGAAAATTACAtcagaggaaataaatttgtcaaGAAAGGCTTACAGCTGTGTGGTGCAATGAAAGGGAATCATTATTAGTAACAAATCAATGCTTACTGAAACGAATTTGTTGAAATACTTACTTCCATCGAGGGAAATGCCACCTGCGTTGTTGCAGATATAGAATTTCAGCAAAACAGAAATGCTTCATGTGTAATGAAACTTGGGGAGTTAAGACACAGGCAACAAAAGAGGTAACTGGTAAACATCAAAAGGAGTGGAAATTGAATGCATGAAATTGGCAGGTAAAACTGCTTGGGAGTGCTGGCAAGGTTTCGCAGCATTACTATAATGTTATTTATATTTCAGACTACCACTTAATCAACTTCTGAAGGACAACTTATTTATTCATAAACTCAATAAATCTTTGAATGCTCTCTACAATTCTCCACACTTGAAAATAGCTAGCAATACCTCTGTTCATTTATAATAGTAGTACGAAACCTACTTTGACTCAAAACAGAAAAAACTATTCCTATATGAATTTGACTAACTAGACATGAGTTAAATAAACTTGCAAATATCAAATCCTAAACAAATTTTGGTTTTCTACCAACTTTGAATTATTTTTCCAACAACTTCAGATGGGGATTCAAAAAGCAGCACATTTGAAGCGCAAATTAACATTGACTTACAAGGGAGGGGAATTCGCTTCATCAAAAGGTAGCAGGAACTGTCGCATTCGCCCTCAACAGAACAGATACCCACATCACATTCTCTGCACAAGTAGGTAGCTTTCCAAGAAAGATCAAAACCATAAGTCAGGGAAGCACGAATGCTCGATAGAGAAGTATTGTCCCCTGAAAGCCCTTGAGCCGAACCCCAGGTAACCATTTTAACGCTGCAATTCTCTGCCAAATCTGAAACCGGCATGTCCTGTCCAATAGCGACATAGCTATGACTCTGAGAATAAGAAGTCTTGTTCTGTGAACTACAGAAAGTTGTTTCCACATAGCGGGGAAATTCTGCAGGGGCTGAACAATTGAAATAAACAATGGGAATATTCAAACCAACATCCAGAAAAGTTGAGGTGGCAGGAGCTAACATATCCAAGTATTTCGGAAGATTAGTGCAGTTGCTGCTAATCTGGTGATGCCGTAAATCAGGGTCAATTGCTCTGATCAAGTATTTATCATAGTTGATTTCCCGCACGTAATATTTCCTTGACTCCAAACTTATTACGGTACGATTATTCTGGCATGCAAGCTCGAATCTGTAATCTCCACAGTTCTGGGGATCTGTTTCCAGTCGAAAAGGAAAGCTGATGTTATGAATATCACCACATGAAGAAGTACAGTGAGTAATGTTCTGGGCTTTGGATATGTTTGTGCAGCAGATCACTAGCAGTAGTAGTACATTAGTAGGAACCCAGTACCGTCTTGCCAACATTTTTATCAATAGTTGAACATGGGACGAGGCTGTACTGATGTGTGATCTGGTTATGACGGGAGTCAAAGTTTAGTCGTCTATGATTAGCCGTGCGGTCTTTTTTGTGTTTGTTTATTTGTTGTGCGCGTCTCTGTTTGTTTGATTATCCCTTTTCTCTCGATTTCGTCTTTTATTGAAAAGAGAAAATGCCATCCTTTTCCATGCCTTACACATGGACCGGACTAGCCAGAAGAACTATAAATAATTGAACGGAAACGACTTATCATTTGAACAACTCGAGAAAATTAAAGAGAGCAGAAATATTTTATTGATCCATTGACAGATCTGGGTTCACTTCTCACAGACTCTCTTCCATCTAATGATAGAGACATGACTAACTTATGAGATATTCCGTctcaaaaagatttttttttttttatttgacataaaattttaaaaaataaaaatatgtaaTTCAAAACAAATCTTAAATATTTATATGATTATAaatcataaagttaaattatctttaaatataaaaagataataatttttttgagaaagattaaaaaaaaaaaaaaaccttttagaCTAGAAGAATAGTTGTTTGCCCTATTTGTTTATTTGTTGTGCGCGCTCCCAAGATGTTGAGTGATTTGACAGGGAGTTGGTGGGTGAGTCTTATGGGCGTAACCATTTTTTATTCTTCTTCAGTCAAGAAGTACATGCTATTATCTTTTATCGAAGATACGGAAaagactcataaatatcataacgTATGCGAAAAGACTCGTGAGTATCCTCTTTTCACTTTTGGAtctaaaaatacttatttttcttaaattaaacggaaaagggttaaaaatacCCTTAAATTATGCGAAATGAACAAAAATATTCCTCGTTCATAATTTGATCCAAAAATGTCCTTAAACTATACGAAATTGAATAAAAATGCCCCTATATTTACTTAATTGGGTCAAAAATGTCCTTTACCTAATAAACATAttgtttctttcctttttaaacacattatttttataaattatttttaatgaaactttttcttgtttcttttcttttaaaatcccTTTACCTAATAAAAAAGTGGGAgataatttttttcttcttaatctcattttatcaatcaaaatAAAATTACCACACGTAATTTTTTAACtgataatatatatcatatatataagaaaatataaGATCATAATAACCCCATCACTAATTTTCGTTTATCTAACGATAAACTTCTTTTTCCcaataaaatagaaaatatttttatttcttaatatTTTCCGAATTGAAATGGAATAAACATTTGCTGATATAATCCTTAGTTTTAAAGTTAAATACAACAATCATAATGCCATAAAACAAGAGAATTGATTACATTGCTTGAAATCACAAGATATCTTTAAGATGTCGTCGATGGAGTGATTGGTGATCCTTTTTCATTTTAACTTTAAAACCAAGGATTACATCAGCAAATGCTTATCCTACTTCTATTACGaaaagattaaaaaataaaaatattcttGTCACGCCTCAAACCCGACCCTGAACATAACatgcatccgatgctatgaacaacactgGAAGcacttcataaaatcaataaattaTCTTCTCTTTCCACAATCTTTCCTCATTAatttaaaacaagtcataaatggCTTAAACGTAAACATGCTCAACTTAATAAAATCTGCGGAAGTCTAATATAGATACTAAATCATAAAACGTGGCAAAAGCCTCAATATGTCATACAAGACTTTCAACATCTACCCAAAATTTGACAACTAtcgatggagcttctaagataaacaAATGAATATCTAACTTTGGGGTGCAGCCCGGAAACTGAAATAAGTAGGTAAAGATAGGGTGatgtcccacgaacaagcatgtgggctcaccaaatagtcCAGAAAGTAGCAAGCTCTCCTAGTCCGCACGCGTATCACGAACTTGCTCCTCGACGTTACCTGGcacaccataaaaaacaacaatgatatgcctgagtactgggtactcaatgAGTGTCTAAGAGACAATAGTTAATATAGCAAAATAAGATAGTAAAAATCAGTAAAGTAGTATCCATGAAACAGTTTAAAGGTTCAAAGACAGAGCACAACATCAAACTTAGTAAAAGTCATCAGAGAGAAAccaataaaaaaaatacaacacATTTATCTCATTTACCGTTTACTGCACCAAGTCTTTCACCTACGaatccaacaatatcaacaagcCAACTTATGGATAACCAAAGAATTAATACGTGCCAACTCATGGGAGAACAATCATTCGATACACCGAGGCTATTATCCCGCGAAGAATAATCGTCCTtcggactagcacaacaatataTGCATCGGGTTACGCGCCttggaggtcaatcgtcctctggccTAACATAGCAATGCTCAAAAGCGATActttaggatccataacggctaatcgtcctctggactagcacaacttgcCCATAAAGGCTCAAACACAAACAAATACAAGTCATGGCATATAAACCAACTCATCAATCATTTCTTATAGCCAAATTTacttctcaagtcatcttctCACAATAGAGATATTTCAAATCACAATCACTTTAGAAACCTTGTTCAAATTACTAATTCTATTGAAAGTTCACGAAGACTCATACAAAGGTAAAACATGTTAAAGTCTCAAGCTTTAGAAAATGAGTTCAATCATCCCATGATGGGAAAATCACATTCACCATAATAATATATTtcatataaggttcgatgcggacTTGACCCTACACACATGACCTTGTTCAAAACCATCTTCAATTTTCGAAAATAAGTTCAGAAGAAACATCCACCAAAACAAGGGTTTTCAACCATGTTCATACTTGAGTATATTTTCAATGAAAGTAGACAAGCTTCAAAGGGGGTTTAAAAATAGACATACCTCAATTCTCGCTAAAATCTAGCAACCAAGTTCAACAATCGTTTTACTATGGTTATTAATAACAAAGTATAAAACTTTAACCAACTCTAGCGATTCCTACCCTTAATCTAAAGCTAGGGCTTTTTATACTTTCACCAACTCTAGCGATTCCTACCTTAATCTAAAGCTAGGGCTTTTTATAAGCTTTAAAACTTGTTCTTGAACCTCTTATGAATCATTCGCAGATTCTAATCCCACTATATACTCTATACTAGCCTAAAAATCTTCAATACTAGCAGGAAAATCAAAGTTCATACCTTTTAGACGAAATCCCACATGCccccttcttctttttccttgagttttcaagaatctagggtttgggaAGACGAACTAATGTCAAACAAGATTGTATTTGGTGTTGAATTGATATAGATGGATTAGGAAATCACCTTTGGGTTTGAGAGAGGTCTCTAAAGTTcttttcccccaaaagtacttacaAAATGAATTGGGGAAAAATTATAACGAGGTTACAAACTTATAAGATTCGGAACCACAAAAAGACGGGGCCACGCGATGGCCACGTGTCCATCGGGCTAAATAGGATCCGTGTTGGCCACGCATCGCGCACCCATCGCACCTGTCTCTAATTGGCCAGAGATAGGTTTTTCATGTGCTGCTCGGGCGACGCGCAGGTGTTCCGACAGTTGACATCATTCAGTACAATgtgcataactcctagcacaataTTCTGTTTGAGCACCACCATATgtggttggaaagttatttcaaagatttacaactttcatattttgaGTTTTCTCAGATTCCTAGCGTAACTACCCGTAAACTAGACCTAAGTCGGAACTACTGCAGACTTATAACAAATTTAAGAACCCTTACGAACTTAACTATTTAGTTTGACTTCACAACGGCTACCTTTtacccaaattcatcccgaagGGATTCATATAGTTAAAATATCATATTAATA
The nucleotide sequence above comes from Lycium barbarum isolate Lr01 chromosome 3, ASM1917538v2, whole genome shotgun sequence. Encoded proteins:
- the LOC132632056 gene encoding rust resistance kinase Lr10-like, with the protein product MLARRYWVPTNVLLLLVICCTNISKAQNITHCTSSCGDIHNISFPFRLETDPQNCGDYRFELACQNNRTVISLESRKYYVREINYDKYLIRAIDPDLRHHQISSNCTNLPKYLDMLAPATSTFLDVGLNIPIVYFNCSAPAEFPRYVETTFCSSQNKTSYSQSHSYVAIGQDMPVSDLAENCSVKMVTWGSAQGLSGDNTSLSSIRASLTYGFDLSWKATYLCRECDVGICSVEGECDSSCYLLMKRIPLPCGISLDGINAVVLSVLSIASFLVFRFLCGFIFLIALIVYRLRRRHLSIYQSIEDFLQIQSNLLPIKYSYYEIKKMTNKFKEKLGEGAYGTVFKGKLRSGPFVAVKMMHKSMACGQEFINEVSTIGRIHHVNVVQLVGFCVEGSKRALLYEFMLNGSLDKYIVPQEGTVSLTYKQMFDISLGVARGIDYLHRGCDMQILHFDIKPHNILLDENFNPKISDFGLAKLYPTDDSIVSLTAARGTLGYMAPELFYKNIGGISHKADVYSYGMLLMEMAGRRKNMNQFADHLSQINFPTWVYDQFSVGNDIEMQDASEEDRRMVKKMMIVALWCIQMKPTDRPAMNKVVEMLEGDEDVLQMPPRPNAGGVIDTIRVSSDV
- the LOC132632052 gene encoding rust resistance kinase Lr10-like isoform X1 yields the protein MFVRMLWFATIILVICTAISEAQNITQCTSFCGDIQNIKFPFRLKADPGNCGDSKFQLDCQNNRTIISLNSRKYNVLEINYEKYLIRAIDPGLENQSRNCTSFPNYFTTNYPSSSTFSDSDPIIPVIYVNCLATVNSSRYVETTFCGSQNKTSSKSLRYVAIGQGMSISDLAENCTVEMVAWASVRGLSGDNASLSSIVGALSYGFELSWKRTFLCRECEASQGSCFAEGDGFTCSHRCYDDTGMDLPLPCSIHYYGVLTILYGGIVVVSLLSFRFFCGFIFLIALIVYKWRRRHLSMYQSIEDFLQIQSNLLPIKYSYSVIKKMTNKFKEKLGEGAYGTVFKGKLRSGPFVAVKMMHKYMASGQEFISEVSTIGRIHHVNVVQLVGFCVEGSKRALVYEFMLNGSLDKYIVPQEGTVSLTYKQMFDISLGVARGIDYLHRGCDMQILHFDIKPHNILLDENFNPKISDFGLAKLYPTDDSIVSITAARGTVGYMAPELFYKNIGGVSYKADVYSYGMLLMEMAGRRKNMNPFADHLSQIYFPTWVYDQFNAGNDIEIQDASEEDRWFVKKMMIVALWCIQMKPADRPAMNKVVEMLEGDVELLHMPPRPFIAPRDINVGDVIETILDV
- the LOC132632052 gene encoding LEAF RUST 10 DISEASE-RESISTANCE LOCUS RECEPTOR-LIKE PROTEIN KINASE-like 2.1 isoform X2 — encoded protein: MFVRMLWFATIILVICTAISEAQNITQCTSFCGDIQNIKFPFRLKADPGNCGDSKFQLDCQNNRTIISLNSRKYNVLEINYEKYLIRAIDPGLENQSRNCTSFPNYFTTNYPSSSTFSDSDPIIPVIYVNCLATVNSSRYVETTFCGSQNKTSSKSLRYVAIGQGMSISDLAENCTVEMVAWASVRGLSGDNASLSSIVGALSYGFELSWKRTFLCRECEASQGSCFAEGDGFTCSHRCYDDTGMDLPLPCSIHYYGVLTILYGGIVVVSLLSFRFFCGFIFLIALIVYKWRRRHLSMYQSIEDFLQIQSNLLPIKYSYSVIKKMTNKFKEKLGEGAYGTVFKGKLRSGPFVAVKMMHKYMASGQEFISEVSTIGRIHHVNVVQLVGFCVEGSKRALVYEFMLNGSLDKYIVPQEGTVSLTYKQMFDISLGVARGIDYLHRDDSIVSITAARGTVGYMAPELFYKNIGGVSYKADVYSYGMLLMEMAGRRKNMNPFADHLSQIYFPTWVYDQFNAGNDIEIQDASEEDRWFVKKMMIVALWCIQMKPADRPAMNKVVEMLEGDVELLHMPPRPFIAPRDINVGDVIETILDV